From the Labrus mixtus chromosome 17, fLabMix1.1, whole genome shotgun sequence genome, one window contains:
- the LOC132991931 gene encoding Golgi phosphoprotein 3-like → MAALTQRASGLVQRRTEAIRSAAADKERESDGEEDEVRRGEEDDDDKGDSKETRLTLMEEVLLLGLKDREGYTSFWNDCISSGLRGCMLVELALRGRLQLEACGVRRKSLLSRKVICKSDAPTGDVLLDEALKHVKETQPPETVQSWIELLSGETWNPLKLHYQLRNVRERLAKNLVEKGVLTTEKQNFLLFDMTTHPLTNSTIKQRLVKKVQDSVLEKWVNDPNRMDKRILALILLAHSSDVLENAFAPLQDEQYDLGMKRVHTLLELEPEKESAKPNANELMWAVVAAFTK, encoded by the exons ATGGCCGCTCTCACGCAAAGAGCCTCGGGCCTCGTTCAGCGGAGGACCGAGGCCATTCGCAGCGCCGCCGCCGACAAGGAGAGGGAGTCCGACGGGGAGGAGGACGAGGTGCGCCGCGGGGAGGAAGACGACGACGACAAGGGGGACTCGAAGGAAACCCgcctcacactgatggaggaaGTGTTGCTGCTGGGCCTCAAGGATCGAGAG ggcTACACGTCTTTCTGGAACGACTGTATTTCTTCCGGCCTTCGAGGGTGTATGCTGGTAGAACTGGCCCTCAGAGGGAGGCTACAGCTGGAGGCCTGTGGTGTGAGGAGGAAAAGCCTGCTCTCAAGGAAG GTGATCTGCAAGTCGGATGCCCCGACAGGAGATGTGCTACTGGATGAGGCCTTGAAGCATGTAAAAGAAACCCAGCCTCCAGAGACTGTGCAGAGCTGGATAGAGCTGCTGAGTG GAGAGACCTGGAATCCCCTGAAGCTACATTACCAGCTGAGAAATGTAAGAGAACGTCTGGCGAAAAATCTGGTCGAGAAAGGTGTCCTCACCACGGAGAAACAGAACTTCCTGCTCTTTGACATGACAACACATCCGCTCACCAACAGTACCATTAAACAG CGCCTCGTCAAGAAAGTCCAGGACTCCGTCTTGGAGAAGTGGGTCAACGATCCCAACCGCATGGACAAACGCATTCTGGCCCTGATCCTTCTGGCTCACTCATCCGACGTCCTCGAGAACGCCTTTGCCCCCCTCCAAGACGAACAGTACGACCTGGGTATGAAGAGAGTCCACACTCTACTGGAGCTGGAGCCCGAGAAGGAGAGCGCCAAGCCCAACGCTAACGAACTCATGTGGGCCGTGGTGGCGGCGTTTactaaatga